Sequence from the Colletotrichum higginsianum IMI 349063 chromosome 6, whole genome shotgun sequence genome:
AGGGCAGCCCTGCACCGCCTGCGGTTCCGCGGGAGGCCGAAGCCCCACCCCGGACGGGCCCGAGGGAGTGTCGCACAATGAGACGAATCTAGATGCCCCCTGGTCGAGGCCCCTAGACGCGGCATATTCCTCATTCTGGACCCCTTTCGATACTCAGCCTCAGCTTCGTCATCTGTCAAAAGCGAGAACAAGTGCCTCTGGAGTCCGACGCTAGGGAAATCTACCGACGGCTCCGATATACTACATATCTCCTCGCGATCCCTGAGCCTTTGCGGTGGGTTTCCCAATAGCCCTCCATCCAGCAGTTAAGCCAACTGTCTTTTCATGCATTCACGAAGTATCCTGTTGCTTGGCCTAGGAGTTCTGCTCTCGGGCGCCAATCCCATTCAAGATGGCCCTCACTCGGTGGATAACGACAGATATGCTCCGAGAGATCTCTCTGCAGCGAGAGACTATTCGAACTCCCTGAGCCACGCCGCAACTCTTCCAAGACGTCAGCAGATCAACGGCACGGACATTTCCGTCCGTCGGGACTGTCCGTTCAGCCCGTGGGACGAGTTCTACATCACCGACTTCCTCCAAGAACACTTCCACGACCTCTCCACGGCGGACCACTGCTGGATCGTCAAAGGCGTTGCCGGGCTGAAGGAGTTGCTCCAGAGGAACATCTCGGCCAACCCCTTTCTCAACGTCACCATACCAACATGCATCTCTCTCAACATCTCCAGCTCCGGCAACGCCTTTTCCATCGACTTCTCGGACAACTCGTACCGCGTCAATGGCATCGGGGAAGACGAATTCGTGATTTTGACTTATGTGCATCGTGGGTACACCTGTCTCCCAGACGAAGTTTCTGGcgctttttttttctttcttttttttgctGATGCGGTCTAGTTGTCACCATGACCGCGGCCTTCTTTCTCGCATATCCCATCATTCTCGTCCTGGCATCGACACCGAGCTTGTGTATCATGATCGACCGTCCGCTCCAGGAGCCCACAAAGAGGAAAGTCGAACGCTGGCAGACTATCTTCACCGTCCTAGTATTCGCCCCGCTTGCCACAGCCGGGCTTGTCACGGGGATCATCGCGATGGGGGACTCCGAACACGCAAGAACATCACACGGGGTAGATCCAACTTCCCTCCCCGCCTCTCGTTCGACTCGTTCGACCTACTAACAGCCCTGCAGATCACCGGCTACATCaccatcggcctcgccgccatctcggtGCCCCTCTACCTCTACCAGAAATGGCTCAGCTCCCGCCCGGACCTCACGTTTCACATGTACCGCAGGCTCAAGctcatcaacgccgccgacttcCTCGTTTGCCAGGCCATCCTGCTGATCTCGGGCTTCGCCCTCcccgacggcatcgacgactTCGGGATCATGTCCATCTGCGGCACCAACACCGTCTCCAGCTCGGTCGTGTTCTCGCTCGGCATGATCTTGTCCTTTGTCTGGAACTGCGCGATGGCCACCATGACGGTGCAGTGGCTGCTCGAGCAGCGGGTCAGGGGCGGGAGCCTCAGGGACAGAGCGCCTCCGTGGATGCTCAAGATTTTGAGGAAGCGGTCCGACTCGGAAACAACGTTCCAATAATCGGTTCATACGTGTTCTGGAATGTAGAGATTAGGGCTGGCCCGGAATCGAGTGGACTATAATTGTACGATATAGACCTTCATAGAAGACGTACTGTCACTTCCACCCTATTACATGGGAAGTTGCCAAATGACAAATGTGCTATTAAAGCGCTTGCCCATGGGATAACGCTTGATGATATATCAACATCTAAATCACGACGAGATCGAAAAAGAGATCAGAAGAATGACTTGAACCGGTTGTCAGGATCATAGTGACGTCGCAACTCCACCAGTTTCTCGTAGTGTTCACGGTACACCTAGACACATATCAGTCGTTCCAATAGCTTAGTTCAAGATCGGGATCCAGGGAAGCATTGCGACTCACTCCTTTGACGTCATGATAATCcggctcgaggccggcaggATTGATCTCGGCATCACCGGCTTTCGAACCCAGAACGTGCCGCGGGGCATCTTCGGAAAGCTGCCGCAGGATCTTTTCCTGCCCCTGTGGCCCGTCTCCTGGGCCACTGAAGATGAATAGCAGCAGGTGGTTCAAGCCATTCGACCGGGGCCAGGCGACCTCTGAAGTGCCACCGATCGTGGATCGCTGGTGGGGGACGCATTTGTTACTGGGACGATCACTGGAACCAGGATTGGCGTTGGACCTACAAACGAGAGGAACTCAAAGATCACCGCCGACATGATGTGGGTGGACTCATCTAGTTGGCGGATCTTGTAATAGAACTCAATTGCCCGAGTGATGACTCTTTGGTCCATATCAGCAACTGCCATCGGGGCGTACaacgtcctcatcgtccctCGGAGAGCTGCCGCGTTTCCTGTCGCGAGATCGTGTTAGTGGAACTCCACGACCAACTCCTATCGGCAAAGCATGCTTACTTTGCGTTTCGAGGGTCCCCTTCATGTTCGTCACCCTGGTTCGATCAATCGCGCCGGGCATCTGCAGGAGCCATTGGAAAACGTCTCGGCCGTGCTTCTCGCCGAGAGCGTCGTAGACGTGGAACACAACCGAGTCTTCGGCACCAGGCTCGTCGCTCTCCAACACCGTGGCGAGGAGCTTTTTCGGTAGCAAGTAGGCAAAATAGTTCACTTTTGGGTGAGGGACGGAGTGGTTGAAGGCGTACATCTTGTCAACCAGCTGCGGCAGCAACTTCCGAGGCACCAGCACCATACCCGACCAGATATCCGTTGGATAAGGATGCGCTCGAAGCAGGACCTTGGTGACGACTTCACAACTGGTCAGCTGCGTGGCAATTCTGGCCCGTCTGTCTCACTCAccaccaacgccgccgccgccgcctctgaGAGCCCAAAGAAGACCGGGCTCTTGGGATGTCATGACAACTGTTCCGTCATACTTGACGACTTCCGCGTCAAGGAAATTAATTGGATCACTGATAGCGCCGTACTCGGTGGACATCCACGAAAGCCCGCCATTCAAAATTGTTACGGAGACTACGATGCTTGGGGTGCGGGCGTCAGGAACTTGCCGTGCCATTTATCTTGTCCATGAAACGTTGCAAGAATGGGCTGCCCACCCGAATACTCCGGGTCGACTTGTTCCATGAACGACACTACTTCGAACCAAGTGGCACTCGCGCCGATTGTGGCGATCTTCTTCACCGGGTCATAGTCCAGGTCCTTGAACTTCAGCATGCTGACGACCACATGCctggcgggggggggggggggtttgaaGCCATGACCGCGGATGACAAAATCCAAGTTGGACCCGTACAGGAACTTCACAATGGCGGTGAGTTGCTCCACCGTGTCCGGTACCAGTACGACCGCTGGGTTGAGCTGCTTTTGAATGGCATACGGCTCCGAATGAAGTCGGTACAAAGCATCGGTGTGTGTGATTACTGCTTCCCGATCCAACGCCTGTATCGGCGGCTCTAAGGCAGCGAGAACCTGTGTACGAGATCGGGGACCGGGGTCCATTGTGGCCATGGAAGTTGAATTAGAATGCGGATCGATACTGGAGATTAGTTTGAGTTTGAACCTTGACTGGGGCTATATACATGACAGCATGGATGGCGCTCTCGGCATTTTTGTGAAACTCGCGGCCCGCGCTCCGAGATTTTGTCCGAAGGTGTGGTGTGACATGAAGTGTTGTATTCAATGATGTAAGCTCGCGTTTACCGGTTCCGAACCTTGGTGACTTAATCTGACAGCCCCGTCTAGCCGGAACACGCAGACAGACACTGGTTACTGCTTTGCGCATCTAAGTTCAAGTGTTAAGCTCGGAATCCGAACCTCGGGGTTGCGAACCGAAGACGGTTGCATTACAGGACTGGCGTCTAGTGTACGTATACAGGCGACTGGTACTTGAAGCCAATGAGCTCAATCGGAGACGTGACGTGGCTCGGCTCAACTCTACACTGAAGTCCGTGGCCGGCCGAAAAAGCCATCCATCAAATGGTGTGACGAAGCGCCGGGGTCCGAAGCGCCGGGGTCCGAAGCGCCGTTGAACCGACTCAGTGGCGGACCCAGATATGCCTGGCAAGCCCCCAGTGTTGCGGAGACCTAGCATAATAAATGCTAAGCTTCTGTATCCGCCTCGCGAGTTCGTCCGTTGCTGAACGCGCGAAGTGCTTGTCGCATTTGTAATCTCCGGCGCATATGTGAGAAGCTCTGTTGGCAACCAACTGTCTTGTCTGCGTTGCTGCGGGCAAGAATTCTATATTTACTCTGCCTTCTTGTCCTTTCTGAGACTCATATTCTCACAGAGCTCACCTCCATCGAAAACCAATAATCTAAATAATGGGAAATCCTGCATCAGAGAGCAAAACGGAGCTATCTCCGCTTCCCCAGGACCTACGAGGCAAAACCGCACTAGTGACGTAGGTTTTGTTTGTTCCAAACTTTGACATGGCAGTTGTCTGCTTCCTTACAGCACCTGAAGCTCTATTTCCTACTTTGAAATGATGGTTCTAACTAGACTCCGGCAGTGGCGCCTCTCGCGGTATTGGCCGAGCCATTGCTCTTCAGCTGGCCCGCCGAGGTGCAGTTGTTGTTGGAACTtgctcctcgacggcatcgcTAGACCAAATTCAGTCTCTCGAACAGGCGGTGAAACAGGTGTATAAGCCGACGGACCTGGAAGCGCCCCGAATTGTTGGACTGGCCGCGAATCTTCTCGACCCGCAGTTCCCCGACCTTGTGGCCAACACGATTCGggacgagctcggcggcaagctgAACATTATTGTCAACAACGCGTTCTATTTCGAGAACCGCCCTGTCGGCGAGCTCGATGCCGACTTCGTCCAGCGAATGCTTGTTGGCAACGTGCAGTGTCTCGTACTGCTGACGGATCGCCTTCTCAAGGATGGACACATCCAACCGGAATCGAGAGTCGTCAATATATCTACAGACCTCGTCCGCAGTCCTCTAGCTTTCGAGTAAGCTAAATTCACCCAATGCTACCCCTCATCCCCCTGAATTTTTTAAGCCCTCTCACTGACCTTGAAAGGGGCGCCATGTTGTACGCATCTACCAAAGCGGCCATGGAATCACTCACGCGGTCTTGGGCAGACATCTTGGCCAAAGACCCCAGGACCCTGGGTACTACTGTGAACGCACTGTCGGTTGGTGCTACAGCCACGGATACGTTCATCGGGAGCACCCCGCCAGATATGCGCGATGCTGCGTTGAAGGCTTTGAAAGACGGAAAATCGGTTCACGGAGGCCTTGGGCTCCCCGAGGATGTTGCTGACGTTGTCGGTTTGCTTGTAAGCGAGGGGGCCCGTTGGATCAATGGCAGCGTAGTGGCGGCCAACGGCGGTGCAGTGAAGATCCTCTAGGGCCTGAGTCGATCATTTGAACCTGCTTGTAGCAAGCATTTGTGTAAACAaaaaggaaggggagaaCTGAAGAGGAATTGAAGTGGGAACTTCGGCTGGACCACACTGTTTCAGGTCATGGAAATCATGCGTCCTATTCGAAAGACACGTCACCATATGTTACCAACTATGTATTCACCATTATTCATAGTCATAACGACGCGGTATAACGACGCGGTTTTTCACGAAATCAAAGGCAAGGTCCTATCGCATCTGCATGCAGCTATGCCAATGCTGTTCTAGCTGGTAGGCTTTAAAGAGAGATTTATTTCCAGCTATACCCAAGAAGCtaaatatacttaaagtCTAAGGTTGAATAGTTGTTAGAACGGATCTTAGTTCTTCGAAACAGGGCAGCAACCGGCATGATAGGCACATGTGCTGAAATGAGTCTGTAGCGCAGTCAACGTTAGTTCCGCCAAAGCAACAATATCGCAGTTACAACTTACGTTGCGTGGCTGGCCACTCGATCGTCGACCAGGGCTCTTACAAGCTCAGTCATTAAGACGTCATCAGCAGGTACCGGGATCGTTTCAGTCTCATTCCGTCCGTGATCTGCGTCAAAGACGGCCATGGTGCTGTTCGGCATGGGCTGAGATGGGAAAATGACGGCATATGTGTGGTCAAATGAATGCATCGATGCTTTCATATGCATGAACCTAGCCTGTATCTTGTTGCCATTCAATGAGAATGGTTCGTCGGTCCTAAGTCTTCGAGTCAGAACGACTTCTGGGAAAAGCGTGTGGACCTGGAGACTTAGGTGAAAGTGATGAACTCTATGCCAGGGATAGCGGAGTAGTAGGGCTTGGCTTCAATTGGAACTATCACTTTCGCTCCGGCGTTCACGTAATCCTTCAAGCCTGATGAATGatcatgatgatgatgggtgGGCTGTATCCTGAATGATTAGTCGTCTTTCCTAAATGGCAGCACTGAAGGAAACTGACCCAAACGTGAGTGACCTTCCTCCCGATCGTCTGTTCTATCCATTCCAGTACCAACAGACTCTGATGCGGCGGACTGTCCATCACAATGACGGAATCTTCGAGTACGAGGACCACCTGTCTGTAGGTCGGGCGGACATTTCCGATCTGCAAATACCACAGACCTGGAAGCTCCGGCAGCGGCTGACTAGCAGAGATGTTTGCTGCGGTCATTGCGAACGGACCTAGCCAGATGTAGACTCCGCTGCGCTCGCCGACTTCAGAGAAGTCCTGCTGAGGGCTCTTTCTGGGTTTCTCCAGTCTCGAGCGGTCTCCCGGGCCATCGAAGAATCCCGCGGCGAAAGAGGGGTTGACGAGCACTTGGGAGACACCGCTGGTCATGAGAAGGTGTCGACCATTGTAAAACGTTTTCCATCCAGTCGGAAACTTGACGCCGTTGGAATCGATGTAATCGTACACGACCAGGTCGTTTGTGGACGGGCCAAAGATGTCGTGGTTTTCGGCCGAGCGGATAGCGTATGGCAGGCTGGTTTCGGCATCGAAGAGCACCGTCAAATCTAAATTACCGTCATACACTGACGGCCAATAAGCAACATTAGCGAAAGTTCACACCAAAAGATGAAGCCAGTGTTGGATTGCATACCGCCGTGTAGCCGCTCGCCAGTCCAAAGGGCTTCCTCGCGGTAGGTAAAGTTATTGTTGGCCAGAATCTAGAAATGTCTGATGTTAGAATCTGATCTTTATAAGATTCCAGATGGTTACAAGAAACCATCCAGCTTACTTTGGAAATCAGGAAAGGCGACATCTTGTTTGCTTCTTTGATCAAGTAAGCTGCTAGCACACCTGCGGATTGTGAGCGTTTGAATGTTGATCTTGCTTGCTGAATCGACCTACCATCAACGTATCCCTGTGGCCCTGCGTTGGGATCAAACATGTTTCTGTTTCCCTCGGTGACGGCTGCAAAGCCATCGTCACCTCCCTGAACGACGATGGTAAAGCCAACGTGGTCTAAATTCGGTCTTGAAAAGCCGCTCCAAAATCCTACACACTGTAAGCAATGCGGCTTAGCAAGAGGGCCAATACTTCTCATCACACACCGTCGAGCTGATGATCCACTTGAATACGCTGCTTGATTTGAGGTCCATCAAATGAGAACGTGACGTGTTGAGTGCCTAGAACCGAGACGCCTCTGTCAACGCCGTCTAGAGAAAAACTCTGCATCAAAGTTTTCGTCCGGTATGACCTATACACGCCGGTTAGCTCATCACCCTTTAGGCGATGTCGAGACCTTGATGCTCACTTTGAGCCAGCGTATGTGACACCATGGACTTGTGTTATGTTGGCCGCGCCTCCGAGAGACTCGATACCTTGCTCTAGTAGAGCTCGCGGATCAGGCGttgcccccccttcccttgaTAGGAGGGCTGACACTCCCAGAACACCACTGACCAACGTGGCAAGATAAAGCATGACGACTTTTATGAATCGTTGATTTTTAACAAAGTGTGAAAGAGGGATCGTCCCAAGCTGGTGCGTGCTTCGACACCGTTGAAATCATGTCCAATGCCTCGGCTTTTAAGTGCTTACCGACCTATTCCTTGCCTGGTTCATGATACGGCGATCATGGGACACAAACTTAGATTGATGGTAGCCATCACCTGCTAGTCCGTAAAAGCCTttcggtgccggcggcccTGTCTTGCAAATTGCGGACATGATTCCTATTTCGGACCGTTGGAATCGGCACATCGCTGGATCTCAGGGGTAATCCGGATCCGGCGGCGTACGGAGAAGTTATAGGCCGCAACTGCGTCACCTTTCGACTGCTCCATTACCGGCCTCGCTGTGTGTGACAAATCAAGAGTCGAACTTGTCGGCGGTGACGCTTATGCTGTTCGTCTGTGGTCGTCTGTGTATGCTTTCTGTTGATCATAGCAGGTGTGCTTCAACTACGTCTAGAGACCATAAGATATTATGTGAGGACGAGATTGCTCGAGTCGCTCGACGCACGAGATACGTAGGAAAAACGCATTGCGGGCTTTTACAACTCCGGTTCCCCCTCGTCTAGGCAGTTTAAAGTTTTATTGTATCGATTGCCGTTATCTCCCGTACTTTGAAATCTCGTGTTAGAACGCGAATGCTGGCTACCTACACTATCCCACCGGCTACGCCAGCAAAGCATACAGATCTTGGCAACAAGGCCAACAAGGCCCCGAGCAAAGCGGTCCCCCGCTCGGTAGAAGAGCTGCTGCCAGTCCGGCCAAGCTCTGAGACCCATATACTCCTTTACCCTCCAATTAAGCAGCCTCTATTCCTACACCAATACACGGTAGTAACTTACAGGGTTGTCTGTAAGTAGCTATATCACCGCGAATGCCTCTTGAACCAAAGTTATTTTAGCTAGGTTGTAAGAGTTTATTGAGTACTCCACAAAGCGAAACTTAAACTTAAACCTTAGGTGCAGCTACGCGGATTCACTAAATCCATAATTTAAGAAGAAGCGGAACTGATTATAAATACACAATTGTCCTTCGCTGTCCTTATTGCCTTCTGTTGACTTCAACTCTTTCTCTAATCACCTCTTCCTTCCCAAGCTCCGCAACAAATTCCTCTAGATTTGCCCTGTCCAGAAGGGGTATCTTTTCTGTTTTCCGTTTACTATACTCATGCTATCCTCCAGGCAGGCAACAGTAAACCAAATTTTCTCGCCTTATCTAAGTAACCAGGACCGCACGTATTAGGTTCACGTCTGTTTCTTTGAGTCAGGACGGACAATTTTGCATGGACTCATGTGATGACTGCTTGCCTCAGATGGCGCAGACTTCTGTTCCCATGAGGATCAGCCAGCAGTGTAGCCCATATCCAGCTGATTCAAGCTATCTTGTCATGGGTAAATACTGGTGAGTGATGTACCCGGATATCCCTGTACAAAACTTGTGTCTTCACAGTTCCTCTCATCAGCCAAGTGGCTGTATGTTGTGCACATGATCAGTTGAACGCGTAATATTTCCACCACAGGCTTGATAGCTACCTCTTTGCTCTACTTCCTTATGACTAGGTCACACCACTGAAACAGTGCTGCTTGCTACAGGATGCTATGTTCATACAAACCTATCTTCCAGGACGGTAACCACATCCGTCTTGCTATTTCAAGCGGACTCTGTTTTCAATGCCAGAACGGCTCTGGGATCCCACTTTGTTCACCATCTGCTTCAGGCAGTACAACTTGGCATTCTGTctccgagtccgagtccgagtccgagtccgagttcGGAACGCTTTCAGTCCCTGTGTCTTCAGAAGATGTCCTACGCTGTATGCAATCCCACAATGGATCCAGAGTTGTGGTACGAGGCGCCCGTCTCCACAACCAATACACGTCCATTATAGCATTCTTGTGGTCAATCTGCTCTTGCCTGAGATCATCCGAGGTCGGAAAATGCGGTTTTCACCAGATGGGTAGAATCGGTCGTCATCGAAGAATACCCACGCTCGTTGCTGGTACAACTTTCTGTGCGATTTGAAGATATTTGAAATCCGAGGGGTGTCGTTCCGGAGAAAGGTGCAAGGCACTGTGCCATCCCTCACGGTTTTCTTCTGGAGTACTACGGCGGAGCAAGACATCGGAGATGATGGAAGCGTGGGAACGGAAAGAAagctggcggcgctggtctcttctcttcttcttctccagcagGATTCTACAtctcttcttggcctgcaCGACGGGTCGTGCAGAGGTCGAACTGGCGCTTGTCTGTACGGCACTTGGACGATCTGCGGGCCGCCGGAAGACGCCAACAGGCCCCGCCGGGCTCAGTGGGTCCATCGGGCAGTTTCACGGGCTCACAGGCCGACTGGCTCACAAGTTCACAAGTTCATAGGCTAACGGCGCAAGCCGGGTATCTCGATCTTTTTGGTGTTTTGTGGCGACTGACTCACTCACACAGGCCTGCTGCCTGGCCCAAAAACACGTCGTTTACTTCTCGATTTCGCTTGGTCCAGACTCACGCATCCCGCGTCGTCCAAGGTTTCTGTCACACTCGACCATGACGTAGGGAGTGGGGGTTCGGGGTGGCACATGGCGCAGGAAAAGACAGCGAGTCTGTGTGCAACGTGTGGCagagacgacgacaacgacgacgacggcaacacCAAACGCCTGTCGACAAGGCAGCCAACGATGCAAACCACCCTCCGGTTGGACCATTTGCTTGGTCCGCGGCCCGTGTCGTTGCAGTGCCGGATGTATTTTGAGTGGCTGATCCTTCGAGAGCATCCCGTCACCATCCCTGTAGGCACGGCATGTGGGTGACATCTGCAGCATTACTTATCTTGTTGGTAACGTACGTTCTCTCATGGTGTGACAAGCCAAAGATTAGACGGGTGATGGGCAAGATAAGTGATTCCAAGTGAAGTGCAAACCATTAGTTAACTTTCTGGAGTT
This genomic interval carries:
- a CDS encoding FAD binding domain-containing protein is translated as MSTEYGAISDPINFLDAEVVKYDGTVVMTSQEPGLLWALRGGGGGVGVVTKVLLRAHPYPTDIWSGMVLVPRKLLPQLVDKMYAFNHSVPHPKVNYFAYLLPKKLLATVLESDEPGAEDSVVFHVYDALGEKHGRDVFQWLLQMPGAIDRTRVTNMKGTLETQRNAAALRGTMRTLYAPMAVADMDQRVITRAIEFYYKIRQLDESTHIMSAVIFEFLSFRSTIGGTSEVAWPRSNGLNHLLLFIFSGPGDGPQGQEKILRQLSEDAPRHVLGSKAGDAEINPAGLEPDYHDVKGVSRNASLDPDLELSYWND
- a CDS encoding Cysteine desulfurase, which produces MDPGPRSRTQVLAALEPPIQALDREAVITHTDALYRLHSEPYAIQKQLNPAVVLVPDTVEQLTAIVKFLYGSNLDFVIRGHGFKPPPPPARHVVVSMLKFKDLDYDPVKKIATIGASATWFEVVSFMEQVDPEYSGGQPILATFHGQDKWHGKFLTPAPQAS
- a CDS encoding 3-oxoacyl-[acyl-carrier-protein] reductase, producing MGNPASESKTELSPLPQDLRGKTALVTGASRGIGRAIALQLARRGAVVVGTCSSTASLDQIQSLEQAVKQVYKPTDLEAPRIVGLAANLLDPQFPDLVANTIRDELGGKLNIIVNNAFYFENRPVGELDADFVQRMLVGNVQCLVLLTDRLLKDGHIQPESRVVNISTDLVRSPLAFDPLTDLERGAMLYASTKAAMESLTRSWADILAKDPRTLGTTVNALSVGATATDTFIGSTPPDMRDAALKALKDGKSVHGGLGLPEDVADVVGLLVSEGARWINGSVVAANGGAVKIL
- a CDS encoding Metallo-beta-lactamase superfamily protein gives rise to the protein MLYLATLVSGVLGVSALLSREGGATPDPRALLEQGIESLGGAANITQVHGVTYAGSKSYRTKTLMQSFSLDGVDRGVSVLGTQHVTFSFDGPQIKQRIQVDHQLDGFWSGFSRPNLDHVGFTIVVQGGDDGFAAVTEGNRNMFDPNAGPQGYVDGVLAAYLIKEANKMSPFLISKILANNNFTYREEALWTGERLHGVYDGNLDLTVLFDAETSLPYAIRSAENHDIFGPSTNDLVVYDYIDSNGVKFPTGWKTFYNGRHLLMTSGVSQVLVNPSFAAGFFDGPGDRSRLEKPRKSPQQDFSEVGERSGVYIWLGPFAMTAANISASQPLPELPGLWYLQIGNVRPTYRQVVLVLEDSVIVMDSPPHQSLLVLEWIEQTIGRKVTHVWVHTLFPEVVLTRRLRTDEPFSLNGNKIQARFMHMKASMHSFDHTYAVIFPSQPMPNSTMAVFDADHGRNETETIPVPADDVLMTELVRALVDDRVASHATL